The following coding sequences are from one Tolumonas lignilytica window:
- the fabA gene encoding 3-hydroxyacyl-[acyl-carrier-protein] dehydratase FabA, which translates to MTNTANVSLCDQGRNSFTKEDLLACSRGELFGEGNSQLPAPNMLMMDRIVKITDTDGAFEKGEIVAELDITPDLWFFDCHFPGDPVMPGCLGLDAMWQLVGFFLGWKGGPGKGRALGVGEVKFTGQILPGAKKVTYKIQMKRVIMRKLIMGIADGVVEVDGRPIYSATDLKVGLFKDTSSF; encoded by the coding sequence ATGACTAATACAGCAAACGTATCCCTGTGCGATCAGGGCCGTAACAGTTTCACCAAAGAAGACCTGCTGGCGTGTAGCCGTGGTGAGTTATTCGGTGAAGGTAATAGCCAGTTGCCAGCACCGAATATGCTGATGATGGATCGCATTGTAAAAATTACTGACACCGACGGTGCGTTTGAAAAAGGCGAAATCGTTGCTGAGCTGGATATCACACCAGACTTATGGTTCTTTGACTGCCACTTCCCTGGCGACCCTGTCATGCCAGGCTGTTTGGGTCTGGATGCGATGTGGCAATTGGTTGGTTTCTTCCTCGGCTGGAAAGGCGGCCCGGGTAAAGGTCGTGCATTAGGTGTCGGTGAAGTGAAATTCACAGGGCAGATCCTGCCAGGCGCGAAAAAAGTAACCTATAAAATTCAGATGAAACGCGTCATCATGCGTAAACTGATCATGGGTATTGCTGACGGCGTAGTGGAAGTGGATGGTCGTCCAATTTATTCTGCGACTGATCTGAAAGTAGGTTTGTTTAAAGATACTTCTTCGTTCTAA
- the rmf gene encoding ribosome modulation factor, producing MKRQKRDRLERARTKGYQAGLAGRSKELCPYQCIDARGYWLGGWRDAVDERAQGYMVN from the coding sequence ATGAAGAGACAGAAAAGAGATCGTTTAGAAAGAGCGCGTACTAAAGGGTACCAGGCTGGATTAGCTGGGCGTTCTAAAGAGCTCTGTCCTTATCAATGTATAGATGCAAGAGGCTATTGGCTGGGTGGCTGGCGAGACGCGGTAGATGAACGCGCTCAGGGATATATGGTTAATTAA